Proteins from a single region of Sinorhizobium alkalisoli:
- a CDS encoding ABC transporter permease, giving the protein MKKFFFARLLQAAVVAIVVGALCFVLMRVLPGDVAMRIAAGRYGPDARIAEAAEKVRLELGLERPIAMQFIEWLGSLARFDLGHSLVTGRAVAHELQVQLGASVWLAAAALLLSLLIGPIVGLFGGLKPGGVADRVCLMGAVTFRAIPPFVMGLILMLVFSRQLGWLPPAGFGSPREILLPALTLALGLAAMSSRVTRNAVAAVARAPYFAFARYKGLSEPVAVRRHGLRNAAIPVVSYLGLQAIYLIEGVVVVESLFAYPGIGHALVHAIVERDIPMVQGTALIMGLMFVAIGAAVDLVTLWLDPRVRRTA; this is encoded by the coding sequence ATGAAGAAGTTCTTTTTTGCTCGCCTTCTGCAGGCTGCTGTCGTTGCGATCGTGGTGGGAGCCTTGTGTTTCGTCCTGATGCGCGTGCTGCCGGGGGACGTTGCCATGCGCATCGCGGCCGGCCGCTACGGACCGGACGCGCGGATCGCTGAGGCGGCCGAGAAGGTGCGTCTCGAACTCGGCCTCGAACGGCCGATCGCCATGCAGTTCATCGAATGGCTGGGCAGCCTCGCGCGATTCGATCTCGGCCATTCGCTGGTTACCGGACGCGCCGTTGCCCATGAATTGCAGGTGCAACTCGGCGCTTCGGTCTGGCTAGCGGCAGCAGCGTTGCTGCTGTCGCTGCTGATCGGTCCGATCGTAGGGCTTTTCGGGGGCCTCAAGCCGGGTGGCGTCGCAGATCGGGTCTGCCTCATGGGCGCCGTGACCTTCCGCGCCATTCCGCCCTTCGTGATGGGCCTCATCCTCATGCTGGTCTTTTCCCGGCAGCTCGGCTGGCTGCCGCCGGCCGGCTTCGGGTCCCCCCGGGAGATCCTGTTGCCGGCGCTGACGCTAGCGCTCGGGCTCGCGGCGATGTCGAGCCGCGTTACCCGCAACGCCGTCGCGGCCGTCGCCCGGGCGCCCTATTTTGCCTTCGCTCGCTACAAGGGGCTCTCCGAGCCCGTGGCCGTGCGACGGCACGGGCTCAGGAATGCGGCCATTCCAGTCGTCTCCTATCTCGGATTGCAGGCGATCTATCTGATCGAAGGGGTGGTGGTGGTGGAATCGCTCTTCGCCTATCCGGGCATCGGCCACGCGCTGGTGCATGCGATCGTCGAACGCGACATCCCGATGGTGCAGGGGACGGCACTGATAATGGGACTGATGTTCGTCGCCATTGGCGCGGCCGTCGATCTTGTCACCCTCTGGCTCGATCCGCGCGTGAGGAGAACGGCATGA
- a CDS encoding protein-S-isoprenylcysteine O-methyltransferase, producing the protein MSIAAVGKTLWVLGIIAWYLIRRPHERRAKRVQVVSHRRSPSERIGLAAALLGLAIVPGFYVATGIPDSADHAAGPWAVAIGTVAFLAAMWVFRRTHKALGRNWSITLEIRDRHELISSGPYAFVRHPMYTSFLLMAIGQAFLLPNWVAGLAGLAGFAVLFFLRVDEEERMMLETFGPQYRAYMEKTKRIIPYIY; encoded by the coding sequence ATGTCGATAGCTGCCGTCGGAAAGACGTTATGGGTGCTGGGCATCATAGCCTGGTACTTGATTCGCAGGCCCCATGAGCGCCGCGCCAAGCGTGTGCAGGTCGTCAGCCACCGCCGCTCTCCTTCGGAAAGAATCGGACTTGCTGCGGCCCTGCTCGGCTTGGCAATCGTCCCGGGATTTTACGTCGCGACCGGCATTCCCGATTCGGCCGACCATGCCGCCGGTCCCTGGGCCGTGGCGATTGGTACAGTCGCGTTCCTCGCCGCCATGTGGGTGTTTCGCAGAACGCATAAGGCTCTCGGCCGCAACTGGTCCATTACGCTTGAAATCCGGGACCGGCATGAACTTATAAGCAGCGGTCCGTATGCCTTCGTCCGTCATCCGATGTACACCTCATTTCTGCTGATGGCCATCGGCCAGGCCTTCCTGCTGCCGAACTGGGTCGCCGGTCTCGCCGGCCTGGCGGGCTTCGCCGTTCTGTTCTTCCTGAGGGTGGATGAAGAGGAGCGGATGATGCTCGAAACCTTCGGTCCGCAATACCGCGCTTATATGGAAAAGACCAAGCGGATCATCCCATACATATATTAG
- a CDS encoding SDR family NAD(P)-dependent oxidoreductase — protein MKQRFGGKVALVTGAGSGIGAAVSRQLAGEGAEVIIADINADAAQSVAAEINSGGGRARDFAVDITDADAVERLIEFASSLGGLHLAVNNAGTEAQRWPTANYPLDEWHRVMNVNLHGTFYCMKHEIAAMLTQREGAIVNITSILGSVALPTASAYTAAKHGVVGLTKAAAIEYARLGIRINAVGPGWIETPLLSEYAELAKTRRMEALQPMGRRGTPEEVAALVCFLLSDEASFITGSYHLVDGAYTAH, from the coding sequence ATGAAACAACGCTTCGGGGGGAAAGTGGCACTCGTGACCGGCGCGGGCTCCGGAATAGGTGCCGCCGTTTCGCGGCAGCTCGCAGGCGAGGGGGCCGAGGTCATCATCGCCGATATCAATGCCGATGCCGCCCAGAGCGTGGCGGCCGAGATCAACTCCGGCGGTGGCAGGGCGCGCGACTTCGCCGTCGATATCACCGACGCAGATGCGGTCGAGCGGCTGATCGAATTCGCGTCGTCGCTCGGCGGCCTGCACCTGGCGGTCAACAATGCGGGCACCGAAGCTCAGCGCTGGCCGACGGCGAATTATCCGCTCGACGAATGGCACCGGGTGATGAACGTGAACCTGCACGGCACCTTCTACTGCATGAAGCACGAGATCGCGGCCATGCTGACTCAACGGGAAGGCGCCATCGTCAACATAACTTCGATTCTCGGATCGGTCGCTTTGCCGACTGCTTCGGCCTACACCGCAGCCAAGCACGGTGTCGTCGGCCTGACCAAGGCGGCTGCAATCGAATATGCTCGACTGGGCATCCGCATCAATGCCGTCGGTCCCGGCTGGATCGAGACCCCGCTTCTGTCGGAATATGCGGAACTCGCAAAGACGCGTCGCATGGAGGCCCTTCAGCCCATGGGACGGCGCGGAACGCCGGAGGAGGTGGCCGCCCTCGTCTGCTTCCTCCTTTCCGACGAGGCCTCCTTCATCACGGGGAGCTATCATCTCGTCGACGGAGCTTATACGGCGCATTGA
- a CDS encoding pyridoxal-phosphate dependent enzyme yields MSREASSLLRQAQAPLQRLQDGPIRAFQGRGTDWLLQTMPAAGPSLVTASAGNFGQGLAHAAAKRGRKAIVFAATNANPLKIAAMQRVGAEVILHGDDFDAAKAEARRFAETKGCAFIQDGAHPAIGQWPAAGDSSQWKPLRT; encoded by the coding sequence GTGTCACGTGAAGCTTCGTCCCTTCTACGGCAAGCCCAGGCCCCGCTTCAGCGTCTTCAGGACGGCCCAATCCGCGCCTTCCAGGGGCGCGGGACCGACTGGCTCCTCCAAACGATGCCCGCCGCCGGCCCCTCGCTCGTCACCGCCTCGGCCGGAAACTTCGGCCAAGGGCTCGCACATGCCGCCGCCAAACGGGGTCGCAAGGCGATCGTTTTTGCGGCGACGAATGCCAACCCGCTGAAGATTGCCGCCATGCAGCGCGTTGGAGCGGAAGTCATTCTTCACGGCGACGATTTCGACGCGGCCAAGGCCGAGGCGCGTCGGTTCGCCGAGACAAAGGGCTGTGCCTTCATCCAGGACGGGGCCCATCCTGCAATCGGGCAGTGGCCCGCCGCCGGCGATAGCAGTCAGTGGAAGCCCCTTCGCACATAG
- a CDS encoding SDR family NAD(P)-dependent oxidoreductase — protein sequence MNEDRMPRPAVVVVGASRGIGKAIAQVAARDGDTVVLVARSEADLEAVAADLRKADEEAFVLALDLMAANADRRLEAFLSENGLYCDVLVNSAGYGLRGSAAVLPVEDQLGIVDLNIRAVAALTLRFLPGMVARGRGGVINLGSVASFTPGPFMALYYASKGFVRSFSEALYEELHRTGVTVTCVAPGPVATEFLQRSGANRAALFKVLPKLDSDYVAECAWRGFKAGRRLVVPGLASKLAVLIAAVLPSAFMLPLVGRLQRRSKDPCPCGSGKAYKICCGATRRRSAR from the coding sequence ATGAATGAAGATCGAATGCCGCGGCCTGCCGTCGTCGTGGTGGGCGCTTCACGCGGCATCGGAAAGGCGATCGCGCAGGTGGCCGCGCGCGACGGCGATACAGTCGTTCTGGTGGCGCGATCCGAGGCGGACCTCGAGGCCGTCGCTGCCGATCTCCGCAAGGCGGATGAGGAAGCCTTCGTTCTTGCCCTGGATCTCATGGCGGCGAATGCCGACCGCCGCCTTGAGGCATTCCTGTCCGAAAACGGCTTGTACTGCGACGTCCTTGTCAACAGCGCCGGTTACGGCCTGCGCGGCAGTGCGGCAGTCCTGCCGGTCGAAGATCAACTTGGCATCGTCGATCTCAACATTCGCGCCGTTGCGGCGCTCACGCTTCGCTTCCTGCCGGGCATGGTGGCGCGCGGCCGCGGTGGCGTCATCAATCTCGGATCGGTCGCGAGCTTCACCCCAGGACCGTTCATGGCCCTCTATTACGCTAGCAAGGGTTTCGTTCGCTCCTTTTCGGAGGCGCTTTACGAGGAGCTTCACCGCACCGGCGTCACGGTCACCTGCGTGGCGCCGGGGCCGGTGGCCACCGAGTTCCTGCAGCGATCCGGCGCCAACAGGGCGGCTCTCTTCAAGGTTCTGCCCAAGCTCGATTCGGACTACGTCGCCGAATGCGCGTGGCGTGGCTTCAAAGCGGGTCGCCGCCTCGTCGTCCCTGGCCTCGCGTCCAAGCTCGCCGTCCTCATTGCCGCAGTACTTCCATCGGCGTTTATGCTGCCGCTCGTCGGCCGCCTGCAGCGCCGCAGCAAGGATCCCTGCCCCTGCGGTTCCGGCAAGGCCTACAAGATCTGCTGCGGTGCCACGCGCCGGCGCAGCGCCCGGTGA
- a CDS encoding DUF3617 domain-containing protein, protein MVRVGIILAPLDEINVGLLLETCSQRKRPPNGFGGAFMNDEKERHLHRILRLIAHAAVVTALSLGAASASEVPARKSGLWIVKSQDNPFANWSMCVNDKNNTFLNSDVWSNFKKECKVRSLTRSGNGYSLISNCNSSLTGDVRLIVDFSGDFRTAYTFKSTTEARGPSQQVDRQTITVSASFAGECPAGMRPGMKRMERQ, encoded by the coding sequence GTGGTGCGCGTCGGAATAATCCTCGCACCGCTGGACGAAATTAACGTCGGCCTGCTGTTGGAAACATGCTCGCAAAGGAAGCGGCCGCCAAACGGCTTCGGCGGCGCTTTCATGAATGATGAGAAGGAGAGACATTTGCATAGAATACTGCGGCTTATCGCCCATGCCGCCGTTGTCACGGCGCTGTCATTGGGTGCGGCATCCGCCTCTGAAGTGCCCGCCAGAAAATCAGGGCTTTGGATCGTAAAATCCCAAGACAATCCCTTCGCGAACTGGAGCATGTGCGTCAACGACAAGAACAACACGTTCCTGAACAGCGATGTCTGGAGCAACTTCAAGAAAGAATGCAAGGTCAGATCGCTCACAAGAAGCGGGAACGGCTACTCGTTGATCTCTAATTGCAATTCCAGCCTCACCGGCGACGTCAGGCTTATTGTGGATTTCTCCGGCGACTTCAGAACGGCTTACACCTTCAAATCAACCACAGAAGCAAGGGGGCCAAGTCAGCAGGTCGATCGACAAACCATCACTGTCAGCGCCTCATTCGCAGGAGAATGCCCGGCGGGCATGAGGCCTGGGATGAAGCGAATGGAGCGGCAGTAA
- a CDS encoding ABC transporter: MSRILVLTITLLSVVGLSACGTIGKGKGKAPPPVAAAPVEPAPIYK, encoded by the coding sequence ATGAGCAGAATTCTGGTGTTGACGATTACGTTGCTTTCTGTCGTTGGCCTGAGCGCCTGCGGCACGATCGGCAAAGGTAAAGGCAAGGCCCCGCCGCCGGTGGCGGCTGCGCCCGTCGAGCCCGCACCGATTTACAAGTAA
- a CDS encoding ABC transporter ATP-binding protein, whose amino-acid sequence MNIQVPSDLSVSGLSIHSAEGAIVSDVTLALGRGQPLTLLGESGSGKSLVAQAIMGNLPPELRATGRVLFKEADLLKETPSQRRRRWGRSISLLPQEPWLALDPTMRVAPQVAEVHRYVKGRAAAESAMAAKKNLSEVALSAAEGLYPFQISGGMGQRTAIAMAHATDAELLIADEPTKGLDAALRDAVTDRLRQEVERGRLLLTITHDVAVARALGGTIGVMLDGRLVEYGPTQKLLTAPAHAYTKALLAAEPSQWERHPGMKSDKLVVAGCGLEKRYGDRVLFSGLDITVAAGEIVSIAGPSGCGKTTVGNILLGLTNPDAGSIVRKAGLSSLRFQKLYQDPPAAFAPSQTIRRGLRDLTRLHGKEWTDVERLLARLRLPGALLDRLPGQISGGELQRFALLRALLLDPAFLFADEMTSRLDPVSQKEVMTFLLEIVSERRVAVLMVTHDREVADRVSTRVVELARTC is encoded by the coding sequence ATGAACATCCAGGTCCCATCCGACCTCTCGGTTTCCGGTCTGTCCATCCACTCAGCCGAGGGTGCGATCGTTTCGGACGTAACGCTTGCCTTAGGCAGAGGTCAGCCTTTGACCCTTCTCGGCGAAAGCGGCTCGGGAAAGTCGCTGGTCGCGCAGGCGATCATGGGCAATCTGCCCCCGGAACTGCGGGCGACGGGGCGCGTGCTGTTCAAGGAGGCGGATCTTCTCAAGGAAACGCCGAGCCAACGTCGCCGTCGGTGGGGCCGCAGCATCAGCCTGCTGCCGCAGGAACCATGGCTGGCGCTGGATCCGACCATGCGCGTGGCCCCGCAAGTTGCCGAGGTTCATCGCTACGTGAAGGGCAGGGCGGCCGCCGAAAGCGCAATGGCTGCGAAGAAAAACCTCTCCGAAGTGGCTCTTTCTGCCGCAGAAGGGCTCTACCCGTTCCAGATTTCCGGCGGCATGGGGCAGCGGACGGCCATTGCCATGGCGCATGCGACGGACGCCGAACTGCTGATCGCCGACGAACCGACCAAGGGGCTCGATGCGGCCCTCCGGGACGCGGTGACGGACCGCCTGAGACAGGAAGTGGAAAGGGGACGCCTGCTCCTGACCATCACCCACGACGTCGCCGTGGCCAGAGCGCTCGGCGGAACGATTGGCGTCATGCTCGATGGTCGGCTCGTTGAATATGGGCCCACCCAGAAGCTGCTGACTGCCCCCGCGCACGCCTACACCAAGGCACTTCTGGCGGCCGAGCCATCACAGTGGGAGCGGCATCCGGGCATGAAATCGGACAAGCTGGTTGTCGCGGGCTGCGGACTGGAAAAGAGATACGGTGACAGGGTTCTGTTTTCCGGCCTCGACATCACCGTGGCTGCCGGCGAGATCGTCTCGATCGCCGGCCCCAGCGGATGCGGCAAGACGACGGTCGGCAACATCCTGCTTGGCCTGACCAATCCTGATGCGGGCTCGATCGTGCGCAAGGCAGGCCTCTCCTCGCTACGCTTCCAGAAACTCTACCAGGACCCGCCTGCAGCGTTCGCGCCGTCTCAGACGATCCGCAGGGGATTGCGGGATCTGACGCGGCTGCATGGCAAGGAATGGACCGATGTCGAGCGATTGCTGGCCCGGTTGCGCTTGCCGGGAGCCTTGCTCGATCGTCTGCCGGGACAGATTTCCGGCGGGGAATTGCAGCGTTTTGCGCTGTTGCGTGCCCTGCTGCTCGATCCCGCCTTCCTCTTCGCCGACGAGATGACCTCGCGGCTGGACCCGGTCAGCCAGAAAGAGGTGATGACATTCCTGCTGGAAATCGTCAGCGAGAGGCGCGTTGCGGTGCTCATGGTAACGCATGATCGGGAGGTTGCAGACCGTGTTTCGACCCGGGTAGTTGAGCTTGCGCGCACATGCTAG
- a CDS encoding L,D-transpeptidase — MGKNHVTRRMLVLGALGMLVSGCSLTERPRASAIAARPRLDPRYRRQEVAYPGPEGPGTIVVDTVQRYLYYVEGGGSAIRYGIGVGEEGRTIKGRARIGRKAEWPSWTPTENMMRRKPHLRQYASGVSGGLHNPLGAAALYLYRGGQDTMFRLHGTNEPWTIGQAVSSGCIRLTNEDIVDLYSRAPVGTPVMIV, encoded by the coding sequence ATGGGGAAAAACCACGTTACACGCCGGATGCTCGTGCTGGGTGCTCTTGGTATGTTGGTGTCGGGCTGCAGCTTGACCGAGCGTCCGAGGGCGAGCGCCATTGCTGCCCGGCCGCGTCTCGATCCACGCTACCGTCGGCAAGAGGTGGCTTACCCGGGGCCTGAGGGGCCGGGAACGATCGTCGTCGATACCGTGCAGCGTTACCTCTACTACGTTGAGGGCGGGGGATCGGCTATTCGCTACGGCATCGGCGTCGGCGAAGAAGGCCGGACGATCAAGGGCCGGGCGAGAATCGGCCGAAAGGCGGAGTGGCCCTCCTGGACCCCAACCGAAAATATGATGCGCCGGAAGCCCCACCTTAGGCAATATGCCAGCGGTGTCTCGGGCGGGCTCCACAATCCTCTCGGAGCGGCTGCGCTCTACCTCTATCGAGGTGGGCAGGACACCATGTTCCGCCTGCATGGTACCAACGAACCATGGACTATCGGCCAAGCCGTATCGAGCGGCTGCATCCGTTTGACGAACGAAGATATCGTCGATCTGTACAGCCGCGCCCCGGTGGGCACGCCAGTCATGATCGTCTGA
- a CDS encoding ABC transporter substrate-binding protein, giving the protein MRKTLALGASLSVSSAYAVVLKVAGPWEISGIEPAQTGYVFSRLQVAETLVTTDKVGGLVPGLAENWSVSDDGLAWTFTLRANAVFHDGTPVTAETAAASLNRALAGVGVLSQAPIAEIASDGSDVRIRLTKPFSALPAYLVHFSAIILAPSSFDGAGKITQIVGSGPYKIKRLTPPARLELEGSGNWWGGKPGIEQVSYLAVGQGETRALMAESGEADLVFSMLPVSVDRLKANPNLDVRIATIPRTRILKVNAASPFFDQIEERRAISAAIDRIGITKVILRNADLAATQLFPPAMKGWNLPDVRPLGRNVEKAKELLAAAGWVPGSDGILEKDGKRFSVTMLTYSSWPELPPIATALQAQLRQVGIEAKVSVGNSSEIPARHKDGSLEMGLISRLYSIVPDPVGTLLQDYGAGGSDWGSMGWDNKEMQDIVEKLAATSDANVRAPLQTRAVEILQQELPSIPVTWSELAIVSSKRITGVEVDPLEVNYGLSSIRWAE; this is encoded by the coding sequence ATGCGTAAAACGCTTGCCCTCGGTGCGTCCCTATCCGTCAGCTCCGCTTATGCAGTAGTGCTGAAGGTGGCGGGGCCATGGGAAATCAGCGGTATCGAGCCGGCGCAGACGGGCTATGTCTTCAGCAGGCTTCAGGTCGCCGAAACGCTGGTGACGACCGACAAGGTGGGGGGCCTCGTTCCAGGTCTTGCGGAAAACTGGTCGGTTTCGGACGACGGCCTCGCGTGGACCTTTACGCTCCGGGCCAATGCGGTTTTCCATGATGGAACCCCGGTCACCGCCGAGACGGCCGCCGCCAGCCTAAATCGAGCGCTCGCGGGTGTCGGCGTTCTATCTCAGGCACCGATAGCCGAGATTGCGAGCGACGGCAGCGACGTCCGGATACGGCTGACCAAGCCCTTTTCCGCCTTGCCGGCTTATCTCGTGCATTTCAGCGCCATCATCCTTGCTCCGTCCTCGTTCGACGGCGCGGGCAAAATCACGCAGATCGTTGGTTCCGGACCCTACAAGATCAAACGCCTGACGCCGCCGGCACGGCTCGAATTGGAAGGATCGGGCAACTGGTGGGGCGGAAAACCCGGCATCGAGCAAGTAAGCTACCTTGCCGTGGGGCAGGGGGAAACCCGCGCTCTCATGGCCGAAAGCGGCGAAGCCGACCTCGTCTTTTCTATGCTGCCGGTTTCGGTCGATCGGCTGAAGGCCAATCCGAATCTGGACGTCCGGATCGCGACCATCCCCCGCACACGTATTCTCAAGGTCAACGCTGCATCGCCGTTTTTCGACCAGATCGAAGAGCGACGGGCGATCAGCGCCGCCATCGACCGCATCGGCATCACAAAGGTCATCCTGCGCAATGCCGACCTGGCCGCAACCCAGCTTTTCCCACCGGCCATGAAGGGCTGGAACCTTCCCGATGTTCGGCCGCTCGGGCGTAACGTCGAAAAGGCGAAGGAACTGCTGGCGGCCGCCGGCTGGGTGCCGGGGAGCGACGGCATCCTGGAGAAGGACGGCAAGCGCTTCAGCGTGACGATGCTCACCTATTCCAGCTGGCCGGAACTGCCGCCGATCGCGACAGCGCTCCAGGCCCAGCTCAGGCAGGTCGGCATCGAGGCCAAGGTATCCGTCGGCAACAGTTCTGAAATCCCGGCCCGTCACAAGGATGGGAGCCTGGAGATGGGGCTGATCTCGCGGCTCTATTCGATCGTGCCTGATCCGGTCGGCACACTTCTTCAGGACTATGGTGCGGGCGGTAGCGACTGGGGCTCCATGGGTTGGGACAACAAGGAGATGCAGGACATCGTCGAAAAGCTCGCGGCAACGAGCGACGCGAATGTCCGCGCTCCGCTCCAGACCCGCGCGGTCGAAATCCTGCAACAGGAATTGCCGAGCATACCCGTCACCTGGTCCGAACTCGCTATCGTCTCCAGCAAGCGCATCACCGGCGTTGAGGTCGATCCTCTCGAGGTGAACTACGGCCTCTCGTCGATCCGCTGGGCAGAATAA
- a CDS encoding threonine dehydratase produces the protein MKLFARKDIEEAAALVYRHMPPTPQYVWPQLCEMAGATVWIKHENHTPVGAFKVRGGITFMDWLRRSRPETTGIVTATRGNHGQSQARAARTAGLEAQIIVPHGNSVEKNAAMRAWGGKVIEFGRDFDEARSEARRLAAEAGSFLVPAFHKEIVLGVATYALELFTAAPDLDAVYVPIGCGSGICGVIAARETLGLKTEVIGVVSTHAPAAKLSFEAGRPIQTETALTFADGMAVRVPVEEAFAIYAKGASRIVAVSDDEVAEAMRLLYRATHNVAEGAGAAPLAALLKEGAAMRGRKIGLILSGANVDADVFQKVLAGETPSVT, from the coding sequence GAAGGACATCGAAGAGGCGGCCGCGCTCGTCTACCGGCACATGCCGCCCACCCCGCAATATGTGTGGCCACAGCTCTGCGAGATGGCGGGCGCCACGGTCTGGATCAAGCACGAGAACCACACGCCCGTCGGCGCGTTCAAGGTCCGCGGTGGCATCACCTTCATGGATTGGCTCCGCCGCAGCCGGCCAGAAACCACGGGCATTGTCACCGCAACGCGCGGCAATCACGGACAGAGCCAAGCGCGTGCCGCCCGGACTGCCGGGCTTGAGGCGCAAATCATCGTTCCGCACGGCAATTCCGTCGAAAAGAATGCCGCCATGCGCGCCTGGGGCGGCAAGGTCATCGAGTTCGGCCGGGACTTTGACGAGGCGCGAAGCGAAGCGCGGCGGCTTGCGGCCGAGGCCGGCTCTTTCCTGGTGCCGGCCTTCCATAAAGAGATCGTCCTCGGTGTCGCGACTTATGCGCTGGAACTCTTCACCGCGGCACCCGATCTCGATGCGGTCTATGTGCCGATCGGCTGCGGCTCGGGGATTTGCGGCGTCATTGCCGCACGCGAGACGCTGGGCCTAAAGACGGAGGTGATCGGCGTCGTCTCAACCCACGCGCCGGCTGCGAAACTGTCATTTGAAGCCGGGCGGCCGATCCAGACCGAAACGGCGCTGACCTTCGCGGACGGCATGGCCGTTCGCGTCCCCGTGGAAGAGGCCTTCGCGATCTATGCGAAAGGCGCCTCCCGCATCGTCGCCGTCAGCGACGACGAAGTGGCGGAGGCGATGCGCCTCCTCTACCGCGCCACCCACAATGTCGCCGAGGGCGCGGGCGCGGCGCCGCTCGCCGCGCTGCTCAAGGAAGGTGCGGCCATGCGTGGCAGGAAAATCGGCCTCATCCTGAGCGGAGCGAATGTGGACGCCGACGTGTTTCAGAAGGTTTTGGCCGGGGAGACGCCCAGTGTCACGTGA
- a CDS encoding ABC transporter permease has product MSTFDNFLFTRPKAAIGPARQAGAGLMILLSGFAIVGPVVIPSDPAAQDFGASLAPIGGDYLLGADHYGRSLVARLAHGARLSFGMAFLTMLAAAIPGVLLGLLAAWKGGWTERLLELVATVVLALPGLMLVLLLLAFAPGNYGPLFLGLALTLWVEFYRVTKTTTRTVLAQPHIEAARMLGFGSRYIFVHYVLPVIGPMIATLSAFAMATAIIAVSTLSAISVGLQPPTPELGSMIVELLPYYAEAPMHVLLPATLIFLLVLGLQLLAQGDRA; this is encoded by the coding sequence ATGAGCACCTTCGACAATTTCTTATTCACGAGACCGAAGGCGGCCATCGGGCCGGCGCGCCAGGCGGGCGCCGGTCTGATGATCCTACTCAGCGGCTTTGCCATCGTCGGCCCCGTGGTCATTCCGTCCGACCCGGCCGCCCAGGATTTCGGCGCGAGCCTTGCGCCGATCGGCGGCGACTATCTGCTGGGCGCCGATCATTACGGCCGCAGCCTCGTCGCGCGGCTTGCCCACGGCGCGCGCCTCTCCTTCGGCATGGCCTTTCTCACCATGCTGGCTGCGGCCATACCCGGCGTTCTGCTCGGCCTTCTCGCCGCATGGAAAGGCGGCTGGACGGAGCGCCTGCTTGAATTGGTGGCGACTGTCGTCCTGGCCTTGCCCGGCCTTATGCTCGTGCTTCTGCTACTCGCCTTTGCGCCCGGCAATTATGGGCCGCTCTTTCTCGGGCTGGCGCTGACCCTGTGGGTGGAGTTTTACCGCGTGACGAAAACGACGACGAGAACGGTGTTGGCTCAACCGCATATCGAAGCAGCGCGCATGCTCGGTTTCGGCTCGCGCTACATCTTCGTCCATTATGTCCTGCCGGTCATCGGACCGATGATCGCCACGCTTTCCGCATTCGCCATGGCAACCGCCATCATCGCGGTATCGACGCTGAGCGCGATCAGCGTCGGTCTCCAGCCACCCACGCCGGAACTCGGCAGCATGATCGTGGAACTCCTGCCATACTATGCCGAGGCTCCGATGCATGTGCTGCTTCCCGCCACGCTCATCTTCCTTCTGGTTCTCGGACTGCAACTGCTCGCGCAGGGAGATCGCGCATGA